The DNA region ATCTCCTCGGAAAACACAAGCCTTGGGATTCCCTTGTTATTTTGTGTGTATTCGAGATGACGTCTGACAAGTCTTGTCAGTTTCAGGAGGGGGTCTTCAGGGGCCGCGCCGCGCACCGCCCTAAGATTCTGAAGAAGATCAGCGCCGATCTTAGCCACGACGCTGTTGAGAATTTCGTTCTTGTTTTGAAAGTGCCTGTAGAGATTGGCGCCGGATATCCCGACACGCCCTGCTATGGCCGAAGTCGTGAGCCCCTTTACACCATCGCCGGCAATGATATCGAGGGCGGCTTGCGTGATCTGCGCCCGCCTGACTTCAGTGTCAACTTTCGAACATCCTTTCAGCATATCCATCACCCATCATTAATGTGAAAGCACATTTACATTTTAGGGCATGAACCGCAGCGTGTCAATCCCGAATTTGTGCATTGTCGTTTATACGAAGTTATCTACCCCGCTGCAAGGCGTCCCCGAGTCTCTGCGGAAACGACAGGAGCAGGGAAAGAGGCGGGACGCCTATACCAGTAGCCCCCCATTGGAATGCTGATCGCCGGTAACCTACCCTATCAGAACCACCCTCGCCGATCTCGGGTTTCATCTCTTGATCTTGGTTTTCCGAGCGCCCGACCGGACGGTCCCGACCGGAGGGAGAGGCCGTCCGGCGCCCTGGAATCCGCGTGAGCGGTTTCGAGGGCGAGGGTGCGAAAAGGGAGACGTGTCTCGTCCGGAGCGAAGCGGAGGGCGAGTCACAGCGACCGAAAAGAAACTAGTCGCCCGTAGCCGCCTGTCTCCGACGAAGGAGGTGACAGGCGGCTGCGGGCCACCATCGCGCAGGAGAGCGGAGCGTCCGCAGGGTTTCGCGGTCGCGGAGCCGACTGCGCAACAGCCCGCGAACCGGGGCGTCCGCGCGAAGCGAGGTCGCTCCGCGAGCGGGCAAAGAACAGAAAACCGGAGGGCCAAGGCAGTCAGCGCGAAGCGTCTGTCTGCCGACGGCCCGGAGCACCAAACAAAAGCGGCTGAGCGGAGCGTCCGCGGGTTTATGCGGTCGCGGAGCCGGCCGCAACGCCCGAGGACCGGCAGTCTGAGCGCAGCGAAGTCTGCCGGGACCGGGCAAAAGAAAAGTACAAAATGCCGGAGGGGCGGGCCTGTCGCCGCGCAGCGGTCGTCAGGCCCGCCCCGGAGGCAGGGAGGGAGCCCCTCTGGGGCGGACGGGCGCGGATGCCAAGCGGCCGGAGGGGCAGAGCGCAGCCCGGCCCCGACGGACGATGGCACCCGCGAGGGAGGGCGGGGGAAAACGGCGCGGCTGGCGGTGCACCAAGCCGGAAGGAAGCGACGCCGCGGCGCGACCCCGGCGACTGCAACGCCGGACGCCTACCCCACAGGTCTTTGAAACGAGCACGCAGAACAAGCCGATTAGGTTACGCACAAAGCATGCGGCCGGGAAATAAAACACCGCGCGAGGATGAGCAAGGGCGGTGCCGGTCCCTGGGGCAGCGGAAAGGGCCGGCGACGCCCTTGCCCGAGCGCGGAAGGGAGAATGCAGGGGCCGTGACAGGGCTGGAGCAGAGGAATGCCCTGGCGCGGCCCCTGCTTCCGCCTGATGGGGTGGCGGGCGGGAACTCCCCTATTCAACTCCCCTTCTTCTCCCTCGGATTGCCGTTCATGAGAAACACGACCGGAGGCCTCAGTCGCCTTCAGCCACTGACACCCGGCGGTTCTGACCCAACGGGATCGAATATCAGGCGACAAGATGATTTTTTAGACGTAAACGAGGAAAAGGTGTATAATGATTCGTAGCTTCAATGCATAAAGTCGTATGTGCAGGGAGCAAGGAGGGACCTATGAAGACCTACGAGAAAATTGAGATGAATCCGCAGATCATGTTCGGGAAACCGGTCATCAAAAACACGCGGATCACCGTAGAGCAGATTCTCCGGAAGCTGTCCGGCGGGATGACCATCGAGGAGATCATCAAGGATCATCCCCATCTGACCCCGGAAGATATCTATTCCGCTCAGGCCTTTGCCGCCGATTATCTGGCCGACGAACAGATCGCTTTTGGATAACGGGTGAATCCGTGAAATTTCTTGCCGATGAGTGCTGCGACGCGGGTATCGTGGCCAGTCTCCGGACTGCCGGCCACGATGTCTTCTACGTGTCCGAACAGCATGCAGGCATCTCCGATGATGAAGTCCTGCAAACCGCCTTTCGCGAAGGTCGCATCCTGCTGACGGAGGACAAGGATTTCGGGGAGCTCGTTTACCGTCTGAAGAAACCCGCCTATGGCATGATTCTGATCCGCATCGACGTCCGGGACAGACACCGAAAATGGCCGCGCGTGGAAGCGCTGATCGCTAAGCATCAAGATCGATTGCCTGGACATTTCGTGGTGGTCGATCTGAACAAATATCGTTTCCGCCCGCTGATCTTCAACCAGTCCCTTCGATAGCCTCAAATAATTCTTGTGTGATTCGCGAATCGCGAATATAAGAGAGCCATGATTCTTAAACCCCAAGACATCTATATCCTTTTGAAGCTTGTTGCCATGGGTGAAAGCCAGTGGTCCTATGCCTCCGTGGCCGGCGATCTGTTCATGAGCGCCTCCGAGGTCCATGCAGGCATCAAACGGGCCATCGCCGCTCGTCTGATGGCGGCGCAAGGAGGACAGCCCCTGAAGAAATCCCTGGAGGAGTTCCTCATTCATGGCGTCAAGTACGCCTTCCCGCCTGACCACGGCGGACTGACCCGGGGCGTGCCCACGGGGTATGCAGCGCCGCCGCTCAAGGACATCATTACCCAGCCGAACGAACCGCCCCCTGTCTGGCCGGATCCGGAGGGCGACACCCGCGGCTATGAGTTTTCGCCCCTGTACAAGACGGTACCCAAGGCTGCCATAAAAGACGCAAAACTCTATGAACTGCTGGCGATCGTGGACGCCATCCGCGATGGAAGAGCGCGGGAAAGGGATATCGCCATCAAGGAACTCAAGGCACGGTTGGGATCAGGATGATCAAATACCAGGGACACCATAGGGGCAGCCAAACGACGCCATGAGTGAAACCGGAGCCACCGACACCACCACCGCCTTCATCGCCCGCTGGGAACCCTCAGGCGGAAAAGAGCTGGCGAACTACCAGTCCTTCCTGATCGAACTGTGCTCCCTCTTGGGCGTCGCGCCGCCGGACCCGACCACGGCCGACGACCGGCACAACGCTTATGTCTTCGAGCGCTCCGTCCCCTTTCTCCACAGCGACATCGGCAGCGGCACCGGCCGGATCGACCTCTACAAACGCGGCTGCTTCGTCCTGGAGACCAAGCAGGGCGTCGACCGCCATATTGAAACCGATCCGTACCTGAAATCCGACACGCAGACGCGCAAAGGCCATGCCGTGCGCGGCACAGGCGGCTGGGACGCGGCCATGTACCGGGCCAAGGAACAGGCCGAGGGATACGCCCGCAGCCTCTCGCCCGAAGAGGGCCGCCCTCCCTTTCTGGTGGTCGTGGACGTCGGGCACTGCATCGAGCTATACAGTGAATTCTCCTGCACCGGCGGCATCTACCGTCCCTTCCCGGACTCCGTGTCCCACCGCATTCCCCTGAGGAAGCTGGCGGACGCCGGGATCCGCGACTGCCTCCGCCGCGTCTGGACCGATCCCCTCAGCCTGGATCCCTCCCGTCGTCACGCCAAGGTGACCCGGGAGTTGGCCGTGAAGCTCGCTGACCTGGCCAAGTCCCTTGAGTTCACCGGGCATACGTCGGAGCGGGTCGGCGAATTTCTGATGCGCTGCCTCTTCACTTTCTTTGCCGAAGACATCGGGCTCATCCCGGAGAAGAGCTTCTCCACCTTGATCGAAGGGCTGCGCGGGAACACGGAGCTTTTCCCCGACACCGTCGAGGACGTCTGGGAGGCCATGCGCGACGGGTCGAAATCGGTCGCCCTCCGCCGGCAGCTCCTCCATTTCAACGGCGGTCTCTTTGAAAAGGCCGAGGCCCTGCCGCTGAACGATCTCCAGCTCGAACTCCTGATCGAAGCGGGCAAGGCGGACTGGCGCCACGTGGAGCCAGCCATCTTCGGCACGCTGCTGGAGCGCGCCTTGAATCCCCTGGACCGGCACAAGCTCGGCGCCCACTACACCCCCCGCGAATACGTGGAGCGGCTGGTCCTTCCCGCGGTCATCGAACCGCTGACCGCCGAATGGGAGGCCGTGAAGGCCAAGGCCGTGGCTCATCTCCGCAAGGACCGCGTGGCAGCGGCCAAGAAGCTGCTCAAGGGCTTTCATCACCGCCTCTGCACCGTCCGGATTCTGGATCCGGCCTGCGGAAGCGGCAACTTCCTCTACGTCGCCTTCGAGCACCTGAAAAGG from Syntrophales bacterium includes:
- a CDS encoding DUF5615 family PIN-like protein, whose protein sequence is MKFLADECCDAGIVASLRTAGHDVFYVSEQHAGISDDEVLQTAFREGRILLTEDKDFGELVYRLKKPAYGMILIRIDVRDRHRKWPRVEALIAKHQDRLPGHFVVVDLNKYRFRPLIFNQSLR
- a CDS encoding DUF433 domain-containing protein, producing MKTYEKIEMNPQIMFGKPVIKNTRITVEQILRKLSGGMTIEEIIKDHPHLTPEDIYSAQAFAADYLADEQIAFG
- a CDS encoding TetR/AcrR family transcriptional regulator; the encoded protein is MDMLKGCSKVDTEVRRAQITQAALDIIAGDGVKGLTTSAIAGRVGISGANLYRHFQNKNEILNSVVAKIGADLLQNLRAVRGAAPEDPLLKLTRLVRRHLEYTQNNKGIPRLVFSEEMHITNVPLKEKLLRVINSYTQEISSLIREGQDAGIIKQNMEPQALALTIVGLIQVTALKWSLNGFSFSPVDQGMKLWKNLERCITTK